The Deltaproteobacteria bacterium region ACGGCCGGGCCCGGCAAGGAAAGGTGCGCTTTGAGACCTACCGAGTTACCCAGGGCAGAGGGCCGGAAGGGGAAGACCCCAACCTGGCCACGGTGAAGGACGGCAAGGGCACCTGTGTCCATTGCCGGCAGGCGCGGTGAAGGACGGCAAGGGCACCTGTGTCCATTGCCGGCAGGCGATTGCCGACACCGAGATCAAGGCCCAGGCCCGCGGCGAATCGCCTCTGGGACAATGGCAGGATCGGCTCTACTGTGTGGTGGCGGTGCGCTTCGAGCCGGTGCTGGATAAACACGGCCAGCCCCAGCGGTATAAAAGCGGCCCCAAAAAAGGGCAAATCAGAACCCGCAAGGTGCGCTTCTTCCGACCCCCCAACGAGCGGGACCTGGCCGCCCTGAAGGCCGCGGAGCAGCGCCTCCA contains the following coding sequences:
- a CDS encoding DUF1156 domain-containing protein, which translates into the protein MKDGKGTCVHCRQAIADTEIKAQARGESPLGQWQDRLYCVVAVRFEPVLDKHGQPQRYKSGPKKGQIRTRKVRFFRPPNERDLAALKAAEQRLQEKWPQWEAQGLIPTEKFPEGNDNRPIYYGMPRFCDMFTPRQLLGHLTLVEGLNQLKPLILAELGA